In Paenibacillus thermoaerophilus, the following are encoded in one genomic region:
- a CDS encoding ATP-binding protein, whose product MKFLKSVVGKLWMTIIGLVALVLLINSLLLSRFIDTNLISPKDQERTLQEMARKISAEIPRHRELPYYVVLVNEILGAQEAGLIVYDASLNPVQQDTQAGLEGSNFFGEKELRDALVGLEQFSQYEAPDGKEYLAYAVPIRETAGSAAPPEGVAVVYQKKIALNYIQQYYTKLFAIAVVIGFLLTTFFAFFLSTRITQPLLRLKRGADAITKGEYSIRQPVSSEDEIGELTKAFNLMAERLELTIQDLRHEKENLSGILRSMADAVVTVGADGRPILTNPHGEEVLRTWRSLDWESDGKGGLPEPLAALFEQAMTEQKEVTDKVHVLSSVWSVVIAPLYSNEPDGVRGAVAVLRDVTEEHRLDKLRKDFVANVSHELRTPISMLQGYSEALLDDIADSPEERKQIAQIIYDESLRMGRLVQDLLDLARMEAGHMEFKFDRLQVAKLLERIHRKFAVYGKDNQVRLQLEVPDEPMSLERADEDRLEQVFTNLLDNAIRHTPEGKTIRLSASPATLNGVPAVRFEVADEGHGIPPEDLPFVFERFYKADKARTRGSSGTGLGLSIVKNIVESHGGTVSVSSTPSVGTTFTVILPGRT is encoded by the coding sequence GTGAAGTTTCTCAAAAGTGTGGTCGGCAAACTGTGGATGACGATCATCGGTCTCGTGGCGCTGGTTCTGCTGATCAACAGCCTGCTGCTGTCGCGGTTTATCGACACGAACCTGATCAGTCCGAAGGATCAGGAGCGTACGCTGCAGGAGATGGCCCGGAAAATATCGGCAGAAATCCCGCGCCACCGGGAGCTCCCGTATTACGTCGTGCTCGTCAACGAAATATTGGGCGCGCAGGAAGCCGGGCTGATCGTCTATGACGCTTCGTTGAACCCGGTGCAGCAGGATACCCAGGCGGGGTTGGAGGGCTCGAATTTCTTCGGCGAAAAAGAGCTTCGGGACGCTCTCGTCGGATTGGAGCAGTTCAGCCAGTACGAGGCGCCGGACGGCAAGGAGTATCTCGCGTACGCCGTTCCGATCCGCGAGACGGCCGGAAGCGCCGCTCCGCCCGAAGGAGTGGCCGTCGTCTACCAGAAAAAAATCGCCCTGAACTATATCCAGCAGTATTACACGAAGCTGTTCGCGATTGCCGTGGTCATCGGATTTTTGTTGACGACGTTTTTTGCGTTTTTCCTGTCCACTCGTATTACGCAGCCGCTGCTTCGGCTGAAGCGCGGCGCGGACGCGATCACGAAGGGCGAATATTCGATCAGGCAGCCCGTATCGAGCGAGGATGAGATCGGGGAGCTGACCAAGGCGTTTAACCTGATGGCGGAACGGCTGGAGCTCACGATTCAGGATTTGCGCCACGAGAAGGAGAATTTGTCCGGCATTTTGCGTAGCATGGCGGACGCGGTCGTAACCGTAGGCGCCGACGGCCGTCCGATCCTGACGAACCCGCACGGCGAGGAAGTGCTGCGCACTTGGCGTTCGCTGGATTGGGAATCGGACGGGAAGGGCGGGTTGCCCGAACCGCTGGCGGCTCTGTTCGAGCAGGCGATGACGGAGCAGAAGGAAGTCACGGACAAAGTGCATGTGCTGAGCAGCGTATGGTCCGTGGTGATCGCGCCTTTGTATTCGAACGAGCCGGACGGCGTGCGGGGAGCGGTCGCCGTGCTGCGCGACGTCACGGAGGAGCATCGTCTCGACAAGCTGCGCAAGGACTTCGTGGCGAACGTATCGCACGAGCTCCGGACGCCGATCTCCATGCTTCAGGGATACAGCGAGGCGCTGCTGGACGATATCGCGGACTCGCCGGAGGAGCGCAAGCAGATCGCCCAGATCATCTACGACGAGTCTCTGCGCATGGGGCGGCTTGTGCAGGATTTGCTGGATCTCGCGCGGATGGAAGCCGGGCATATGGAGTTTAAGTTCGACAGGCTGCAGGTGGCGAAGCTGCTCGAACGGATTCACCGGAAGTTCGCCGTCTACGGCAAGGATAATCAAGTCCGTCTCCAGCTGGAGGTGCCGGACGAGCCGATGTCGCTGGAACGGGCCGACGAGGACCGGCTGGAGCAGGTGTTCACAAATTTGCTGGACAACGCCATCCGGCATACGCCCGAGGGCAAGACGATCCGCCTGTCCGCCTCGCCGGCGACGTTAAACGGCGTCCCGGCGGTCCGCTTCGAGGTCGCGGACGAAGGGCACGGAATTCCCCCGGAAGATTTGCCGTTTGTGTTCGAACGCTTCTACAAAGCCGACAAAGCCCGGACCAGAGGCAGCAGCGGTACGGGGCTGGGGCTGTCGATCGTGAAAAATATCGTCGAGTCGCACGGCGGCACCGTATCCGTCAGCAGCACGCCATCCGTAGGCACGACCTTTACGGTGATTTTGCCCGGCCGCACGTGA
- a CDS encoding response regulator transcription factor, with the protein MSEWKASILVVDDEERIRRLLRMYLEKEGYIVEEAEDGERALAAALGRDFDLILLDIMMPGIDGIEVCQRLRQSKATPIIMLTAKGEESNRVQGFEVGADDYVVKPFSPREVIYRVKAILRRSSATAFLSKDPSSSNNIVFPHLVIEHDAHRVTAGGREVSLTPKEYELLHYLAMSPDKVFSREELLKDVWNYEFFGDLRTVDTHVKRLREKLNKVSPEAAAMITTVWGVGYKLEVPK; encoded by the coding sequence ATGAGCGAATGGAAAGCGTCGATTCTCGTCGTCGACGACGAGGAGCGCATCCGCAGATTGCTTCGGATGTATCTGGAGAAGGAAGGGTATATCGTCGAGGAGGCGGAAGACGGGGAGCGGGCGCTCGCCGCCGCGCTCGGGCGCGACTTCGACCTGATCCTGCTGGATATCATGATGCCCGGCATCGACGGGATCGAGGTCTGCCAGCGCCTTCGCCAATCGAAGGCGACGCCGATCATCATGCTGACGGCCAAAGGCGAGGAATCGAACCGCGTGCAAGGGTTCGAAGTGGGCGCGGACGACTATGTGGTCAAGCCGTTTAGCCCGCGCGAGGTGATCTACCGGGTCAAGGCGATTCTCCGCCGTTCCTCGGCGACCGCCTTCCTGTCGAAGGACCCGTCCTCCAGCAACAATATCGTATTCCCTCATCTGGTGATCGAACACGACGCCCATCGCGTAACGGCAGGCGGCCGGGAAGTCTCGCTCACGCCCAAGGAATACGAGCTGCTGCATTATTTGGCGATGTCCCCGGACAAAGTGTTCTCGCGCGAAGAGTTGCTGAAGGATGTGTGGAACTACGAGTTTTTCGGGGATCTGCGCACGGTCGACACGCATGTCAAGCGCCTCCGGGAGAAGCTGAACAAAGTATCGCCGGAAGCGGCCGCGATGATTACGACGGTCTGGGGCGTCGGTTACAAACTCGAGGTGCCCAAATAA
- the ccsA gene encoding cytochrome c biogenesis protein CcsA: protein MNLETTSSWFLMAAFVLYCAAFIGFVLAVTGRRWADRSPEQHQRKWGWVSFGISAAGFGAHLAFFFTRWAAAGRIPTSNMFEFMTFLAMMTTAAFLIIYALYRSPVLGAFAMPVGFVLLAYAAVFPQEISPLIPALQSHWLMIHVTTAAAGEAFFAVGFAAGLMYLLRVVNFKPTTSGGRAQVFFVELTIFTVLAIVGFVGTVFTFKGAGYEAVFLQEKSSVDQKGQLTTTEETVTYTMPPIVKPYNSEMVRMTPFLGMKEPLFETPSWMNGVNAGRKLNTVVWSLLTAAIMYAALRLILRKPIGAAIQPALDGMDPEDLDEISYRAIAIGFPVFSLGGLVFAMIWAHKAWGRFWGWDPKETWAFITWLFYTIYLHLRLSRGWLGRRSAWMAVIGFVVVMFTLVGVNLVIAGLHSYAGV, encoded by the coding sequence ATGAACTTGGAGACAACCAGCAGTTGGTTCTTGATGGCGGCGTTTGTGTTGTACTGCGCCGCGTTTATCGGCTTCGTCCTGGCCGTGACGGGCCGCCGGTGGGCCGACCGTTCGCCGGAGCAGCATCAGCGCAAATGGGGCTGGGTGTCGTTCGGCATTTCGGCCGCGGGTTTCGGCGCGCATCTGGCGTTTTTCTTCACGAGGTGGGCCGCCGCCGGCCGAATCCCGACCAGCAACATGTTTGAATTTATGACGTTTTTGGCGATGATGACAACAGCGGCGTTTCTTATCATCTACGCGCTGTACCGTTCCCCGGTGCTGGGCGCGTTCGCGATGCCGGTCGGCTTCGTGCTGCTGGCGTACGCGGCCGTCTTCCCTCAGGAAATATCGCCGCTTATCCCGGCGCTTCAGAGCCACTGGCTGATGATTCACGTTACGACAGCGGCAGCGGGCGAAGCCTTCTTCGCGGTCGGCTTCGCGGCCGGGCTGATGTATCTGCTGCGGGTGGTGAACTTCAAACCGACGACAAGCGGCGGCCGGGCGCAGGTCTTTTTCGTCGAGCTGACGATTTTTACGGTTCTCGCGATCGTCGGCTTCGTCGGTACGGTGTTCACATTTAAGGGCGCCGGCTACGAAGCGGTGTTTCTCCAGGAGAAATCCTCGGTCGACCAGAAAGGCCAACTGACGACGACGGAGGAGACGGTCACGTATACGATGCCGCCCATCGTGAAGCCGTACAACAGCGAGATGGTCCGCATGACGCCGTTCCTCGGCATGAAGGAGCCGCTGTTCGAGACGCCTTCCTGGATGAACGGGGTGAATGCGGGACGCAAGCTGAATACGGTGGTGTGGTCGCTGCTGACGGCCGCGATCATGTACGCCGCGCTTCGCCTGATTTTACGCAAGCCGATCGGAGCCGCAATCCAGCCGGCCCTCGACGGCATGGACCCGGAGGATCTGGACGAGATCAGTTACCGGGCGATCGCGATCGGCTTCCCGGTGTTCTCGCTCGGCGGGCTTGTGTTCGCGATGATCTGGGCGCATAAGGCCTGGGGCAGATTTTGGGGATGGGACCCCAAAGAAACGTGGGCGTTTATCACCTGGTTGTTCTATACCATTTACCTGCACCTGCGCTTGTCGCGGGGATGGTTGGGACGGCGCTCCGCTTGGATGGCGGTAATCGGTTTTGTTGTCGTCATGTTCACGCTGGTTGGCGTCAATCTCGTCATTGCAGGCTTGCACTCCTACGCGGGAGTATAA